One bacterium genomic region harbors:
- a CDS encoding response regulator: MSADNRVEILLVEDNQTDAELAIRALKKRNLANSLEWVRDGAEALDYIFATGKYTGRNIISTPKVILLDLRLPKVDGLEVLQKIKADERTRSIPVVILTSSNEDRDIAESYKLGVNSYISKPVEFDNFSETVSKLGLYWLLMNKPPV; this comes from the coding sequence ATGAGTGCTGATAATAGAGTTGAAATCCTTCTTGTTGAAGATAATCAGACTGATGCGGAGCTTGCTATCAGAGCTCTCAAAAAACGGAATCTGGCCAACAGCCTGGAATGGGTCAGGGACGGCGCGGAGGCGCTTGACTATATTTTTGCAACCGGGAAGTATACCGGGCGTAACATAATCAGTACCCCGAAAGTCATACTCCTCGATTTGCGGCTGCCGAAAGTCGACGGGCTGGAAGTTCTTCAGAAGATCAAAGCCGATGAACGGACAAGATCGATACCGGTTGTTATCCTGACATCATCCAATGAGGACAGGGACATTGCAGAAAGCTACAAATTAGGGGTCAACAGCTATATCAGTAAACCGGTAGAATTTGACAATTTTTCAGAGACTGTTTCAAAGTTAGGATTATACTGGCTGCTCATGAATAAACCGCCGGTCTGA